The proteins below come from a single Thermopolyspora flexuosa genomic window:
- a CDS encoding DUF7455 domain-containing protein — MGAPDPSPEITAYAHARRMALARADRSCCCPAKPVVMTIMPMASAQGEPIELFLCGHHYRVSRRRLAEIGAVVFDGDGLPLPVDPWPVEVGAFA, encoded by the coding sequence GTGGGCGCCCCCGACCCCTCCCCCGAGATCACCGCCTACGCGCACGCGCGCCGCATGGCGCTGGCCCGGGCCGACCGGTCCTGCTGCTGCCCGGCGAAGCCCGTGGTGATGACGATCATGCCGATGGCCTCGGCGCAGGGCGAGCCCATCGAGCTGTTCCTCTGCGGGCACCACTACCGGGTGTCCCGCCGCAGGCTCGCCGAGATCGGCGCGGTCGTGTTCGACGGAGACGGGCTCCCGCTGCCGGTCGACCCGTGGCCGGTCGAGGTCGGCGCCTTCGCGTGA
- a CDS encoding GAF domain-containing protein: MTDGKARSFLPHMRLDELLAELQVRLEAVLATRDRVHALLEAVVSIGSDLDLETVLRRIVETATTLVDATYGALGVIGEEHTLVEFIPVGLTEEEVARIDHWPHGLGLLGLLIKDPRPLRLNDISKHPEAYGFPPGHPVMKTFLGVPIRVRDEVFGNLYLAEKRGGAEFDEDDEAIVVALATAAGVAIENARLYEETRRRETWLRALSEISTRLLSGTESGEVLTFIGQRAREMVEADVVAILSPDESGEYLDVVNAEGPAADSVERSRVAVEGSISGAAFTTAEPVMVSTLAERSMTLLGPQIGPAAAVPLGAGGSQPRGVLALGRRAGRLPFSEAELQMLHSFAGQAAIALELAERRKDAERLGLLEDRDRIAKDLHDVVIQRLFAVAMTLMSTVRLVERPEAVQRLQTAIDELDETIRQIRSTIFALQTPRDLESPSLRSQIVELVEDARSRLGFMPGLKLEGQLDNQVAPNVAEHLLAVLREALSNVVRHAKASHVDVTVRAVDGTLTLQVDDNGIGPSPGGRRSGLRNLQERAESLGGEFEFGPGRERGSSLRWSVPLSREAS, from the coding sequence ATGACCGATGGCAAGGCGCGGTCCTTCCTGCCGCACATGCGCCTGGACGAGCTGCTCGCCGAGCTCCAGGTGCGGCTTGAGGCCGTGCTCGCCACGCGGGACCGCGTGCACGCGCTGCTGGAGGCCGTCGTCTCGATCGGCAGCGATCTCGATCTCGAGACGGTGCTGCGCCGCATCGTGGAGACCGCGACCACGCTCGTCGACGCCACGTACGGCGCGCTGGGCGTGATCGGCGAGGAGCACACCCTGGTGGAGTTCATCCCGGTCGGCCTGACCGAGGAGGAGGTCGCCCGCATCGACCACTGGCCGCACGGGCTCGGCCTGCTCGGCCTGCTGATCAAGGATCCTCGCCCGCTGCGGCTCAACGACATCTCCAAGCATCCCGAGGCGTACGGCTTCCCGCCCGGCCATCCGGTGATGAAGACGTTCCTCGGGGTGCCGATCCGCGTGCGCGACGAGGTGTTCGGCAACCTCTACCTCGCCGAGAAGCGCGGCGGCGCCGAGTTCGACGAGGACGACGAGGCGATCGTGGTGGCGCTCGCCACCGCCGCGGGCGTGGCGATCGAGAACGCCCGGCTGTACGAGGAGACCCGGCGGCGGGAGACGTGGCTGCGCGCGCTGTCGGAGATCTCCACGCGGCTGCTGTCCGGCACCGAGTCCGGCGAGGTGCTCACGTTCATCGGGCAGCGGGCCCGGGAGATGGTCGAGGCCGACGTGGTGGCGATCCTCAGCCCGGACGAGTCGGGCGAGTACCTCGACGTGGTGAACGCCGAGGGCCCGGCCGCCGACAGCGTGGAGCGCAGCCGGGTCGCCGTGGAGGGCTCGATCAGCGGCGCCGCCTTCACCACGGCCGAGCCGGTGATGGTCTCCACCCTCGCCGAGCGGTCGATGACCCTGCTCGGCCCGCAGATCGGCCCGGCCGCCGCGGTGCCGCTCGGCGCGGGCGGCAGCCAGCCGCGCGGCGTGCTGGCGCTCGGCCGGCGCGCGGGACGGCTGCCGTTCAGCGAGGCCGAGCTGCAGATGTTGCACTCGTTCGCCGGGCAGGCCGCGATCGCGCTCGAGCTCGCCGAGCGGCGCAAGGACGCCGAGCGGCTCGGCCTGCTCGAGGACCGGGACCGCATCGCCAAGGACCTGCACGACGTGGTCATCCAGCGGCTGTTCGCGGTCGCGATGACGCTGATGAGCACGGTCCGGCTGGTGGAGCGGCCCGAGGCGGTGCAGCGGCTGCAGACCGCGATCGACGAGCTCGACGAGACCATCCGGCAGATCCGGTCCACGATCTTCGCCCTGCAGACGCCGCGCGACCTGGAGTCGCCGAGCCTGCGCTCGCAGATCGTGGAGCTGGTGGAGGACGCGCGCAGCAGGCTCGGCTTCATGCCCGGCCTGAAGCTCGAGGGCCAGCTCGACAACCAGGTGGCGCCGAACGTGGCCGAGCACCTGCTCGCCGTACTGCGGGAGGCGCTGTCCAACGTGGTACGGCACGCCAAGGCCTCGCACGTCGACGTGACGGTGCGGGCCGTGGACGGGACGCTCACGCTGCAGGTGGACGACAACGGCATCGGCCCGTCCCCGGGCGGCCGCCGCAGCGGGCTGCGCAACCTGCAGGAACGGGCCGAGAGCCTGGGCGGCGAGTTCGAGTTCGGGCCCGGCCGGGAGCGCGGGTCGTCGCTGCGGTGGAGCGTGCCGCTCTCCCGCGAGGCCTCCTGA
- the gap gene encoding type I glyceraldehyde-3-phosphate dehydrogenase, translating into MAVRIGINGFGRIGRAVFRRAASAGVEVVAINDVTDAATLAHLLKHDSTYGTYDAEVTAGEDYIEVDGRRVPVTAHRDPADIDWAAHGADVVVEASGKFRTRDAAALHLKGGARKVIISAPGKGVDATIVPGVNDAAYDPAAHEVISLASCTTNCVAPMIKVLHENFGVVKGYMTTVHAYTGDQRLLDAPHKDPRRARSAAVNIVPTTTGAARAVGLVLPELAGRLDGVALRVPVEDGSLTDLTAILSREVTAEEVNDAFAKAAEGPLKGVLRYSTAPLVSRDIVGDAHSCVFDAPLTQADGTLVKVFGWYDNEWGYACRLTEMAARAGREL; encoded by the coding sequence ATGGCCGTACGCATAGGCATCAACGGGTTCGGCCGGATAGGCCGGGCCGTGTTCCGCCGCGCCGCGTCGGCCGGCGTGGAGGTCGTCGCGATCAACGACGTGACCGACGCCGCGACGCTGGCGCACCTGCTCAAGCACGACTCGACGTACGGGACGTACGACGCCGAGGTGACCGCGGGCGAGGACTACATCGAGGTGGACGGCCGCCGCGTCCCGGTGACCGCGCACCGCGACCCCGCCGACATCGACTGGGCCGCGCACGGCGCGGACGTCGTGGTCGAGGCGAGCGGCAAGTTCCGCACCCGCGACGCCGCCGCGCTGCACCTCAAGGGCGGCGCCCGCAAGGTCATCATCTCCGCCCCGGGCAAGGGCGTGGACGCCACGATCGTGCCCGGCGTGAACGACGCCGCCTACGACCCGGCCGCGCACGAGGTGATCTCGCTGGCCTCCTGCACCACCAACTGCGTGGCACCGATGATCAAGGTGCTGCACGAGAACTTCGGCGTGGTCAAGGGCTACATGACCACGGTGCACGCCTACACCGGCGACCAGCGGCTGCTCGACGCGCCGCACAAGGACCCGCGCCGCGCCCGCTCCGCCGCGGTGAACATCGTGCCGACCACCACCGGCGCCGCCCGGGCCGTGGGCCTGGTGCTGCCCGAGCTCGCGGGCAGGCTCGACGGCGTGGCGCTGCGCGTCCCGGTCGAGGACGGCTCGCTCACCGACCTCACCGCGATCCTGTCCCGCGAGGTCACCGCCGAGGAGGTCAACGACGCGTTCGCCAAGGCGGCCGAGGGCCCGCTCAAGGGCGTGCTCCGCTACAGCACCGCCCCGCTCGTGTCCCGCGACATCGTCGGCGACGCGCACTCCTGCGTGTTCGACGCGCCGCTCACCCAGGCCGACGGCACGCTCGTGAAGGTCTTCGGCTGGTACGACAACGAGTGGGGCTACGCCTGCCGGCTCACCGAGATGGCCGCCCGGGCCGGGCGCGAGCTGTAA
- a CDS encoding STAS domain-containing protein, with amino-acid sequence MPRTRTRRPRLSTVPPRRHRRLDDLSLGPRPAASVLTLYGGAALPVVTVGGEIDLATAPLLDRHLAAVITPTCPDVVVDLGRVAFMDASGLGVLVRADNRARRYGGRVRLTRIPVKVSRLLRAVGMTGYFPVVPST; translated from the coding sequence ATGCCCCGTACGCGTACCCGCCGGCCGCGGCTCAGCACGGTTCCGCCGCGGCGCCACCGCCGACTGGACGACCTGTCCCTCGGCCCGCGCCCGGCCGCATCGGTTCTCACGCTGTACGGCGGCGCCGCCCTGCCGGTGGTCACGGTCGGCGGCGAGATCGACCTCGCCACCGCCCCGCTGCTCGACCGGCACCTCGCCGCCGTCATCACGCCCACGTGCCCGGACGTCGTCGTCGACCTGGGCAGGGTGGCGTTCATGGACGCCTCGGGGCTGGGCGTCCTGGTCCGTGCCGACAACCGCGCCCGCCGGTACGGCGGCCGCGTCCGGCTCACCCGCATCCCCGTCAAGGTCTCCCGGCTGCTGCGGGCCGTCGGGATGACCGGCTACTTCCCCGTCGTTCCCTCGACCTGA
- a CDS encoding Rv1733c family protein encodes MRGLARWVASRIRLYRPDRNPLRRGTDRIEALFVAVFLLMFVAGIGLALHAGRMVYDEGVRSELGGRWVTARLVQDAPDLALSPYNGGTTLTRAKATWTDAEGRPVTASVPVRWGAKAGTTTRVWVDASGRVAPGPPQRIDTVARAIAVGLTTVLLSGALVAGCYAIVRALLDRRRYADWAAAWIVAEREWRRRKQV; translated from the coding sequence ATGCGAGGCTTGGCCCGCTGGGTGGCGTCGCGGATCCGGCTCTACCGGCCCGACCGCAATCCGCTGCGGCGCGGGACGGACCGGATCGAGGCGCTGTTCGTCGCCGTGTTCCTCCTGATGTTCGTCGCGGGCATCGGGCTCGCCCTCCACGCCGGCCGCATGGTGTACGACGAGGGCGTACGGTCCGAGCTCGGCGGGCGCTGGGTGACCGCGCGCCTGGTGCAGGACGCGCCGGATCTCGCCCTCTCCCCGTACAACGGCGGCACCACACTGACCCGCGCCAAGGCGACGTGGACCGACGCCGAGGGCCGTCCGGTGACCGCGTCGGTCCCGGTGCGCTGGGGCGCGAAGGCGGGGACCACCACCAGGGTCTGGGTGGACGCCTCCGGCCGGGTGGCCCCGGGCCCGCCGCAGCGCATCGACACCGTGGCCCGCGCGATCGCGGTCGGGCTCACCACCGTGCTGCTCTCCGGCGCGCTCGTGGCCGGCTGCTACGCGATCGTGCGCGCCCTGCTGGACCGCCGCCGGTACGCCGACTGGGCGGCGGCGTGGATCGTCGCGGAGCGTGAGTGGCGGCGCCGCAAGCAGGTGTGA
- a CDS encoding GNAT family N-acetyltransferase yields the protein MTRTVPDECDVLLRDGDIAHLRPLRPEDRAALHELVDATSERSAFLRFFTGGRATAHAYADRVTSPEYRGQALVAFIRGRLVAVAEYVPEGDDADVGILIHDPVHGNGLGTLMIEHLALNAAEAGVRAIVADVLPENRQMIQVFEDLGLTVHRRFEDGLFRVEIPLEPSPALLSGIEAREHQAAVASLTRLLGPESVAVIGAGRDPGSVGHRVLRNLVDGGFPGPVYPINPRAKELCGLPVHAKIGDVPGPVDLAVVAVPARAVTRVARQCAEAGVRSLVVVTGGLSEAGKSGRQAELLRICRDGGMRLVGPNSLGVVGSAGRLNASVLPATPPRGRLGLMSQSGTVAVALLERAAALGIGVSSFVSTGDKADVSGNDLLEYWEDDPETDVVALYLESFGNPRRFGRIARRLAARKPVIVLKSGRTVSGDRAAVQSHTAAAATPDKAVDALLAAAGVIQVDTVQRLLDTARLLLGAPLPAGPRVAIVGNSGGPEALTADACVQRGLAVPELSPETRLVLRRETSPTAEVTNPVALAADAPAERLADAVRTVLADPVVDAVLVVYTPPFGSGRERTCEAIAEVAKDAAKPVLACVLGHDGILPGGTPSYAFPEQAVYALSRVVDYVRRRERPAELAAEARPFSRDRTAAAIVRRELAEHPEGRWLDHRTAARLLACYGVHVAESIDVDGPETAAEAAALTGLPAALKATGPDLVHKSDVGGVALNLATPADVAQAYREMAERLGPAMTGALVQPMVTDGVEIIIGGVEHPAFGPLVMVGMGGLTAELLTDRAFRVPPITHRDAAEMLRELRCFPLLTGYRGRPKVNIEALEEQIVRVARFLEEIPEAAELDLNPVLVTPRGAAAVDVRLRLAPLPPPPSPYRRRLR from the coding sequence ATGACGAGGACGGTGCCGGACGAATGCGACGTACTGCTACGCGACGGTGACATCGCGCACCTGCGGCCGTTGCGCCCCGAGGACCGCGCGGCGCTGCACGAGCTGGTCGACGCGACCTCGGAGCGCTCGGCGTTCCTGCGGTTCTTCACCGGCGGCCGGGCCACCGCCCACGCGTACGCCGACCGGGTGACCTCCCCCGAGTACCGGGGCCAGGCGCTCGTGGCGTTCATCCGCGGGCGGCTGGTCGCGGTGGCCGAGTACGTCCCGGAGGGGGACGACGCCGACGTGGGCATCCTCATCCACGACCCGGTGCACGGCAACGGGCTCGGCACGCTGATGATCGAGCACCTCGCGCTCAACGCCGCCGAGGCGGGGGTGCGCGCGATCGTGGCGGACGTGCTGCCGGAGAACCGGCAGATGATCCAGGTGTTCGAGGACCTCGGGCTGACGGTGCACCGCCGGTTCGAGGACGGCCTGTTCCGGGTGGAGATCCCCCTCGAGCCCTCCCCGGCGCTGCTCTCCGGGATCGAGGCGCGCGAGCACCAGGCCGCGGTCGCGTCGCTCACCCGGCTGCTGGGGCCCGAGTCGGTCGCGGTGATCGGCGCCGGGCGGGACCCGGGCAGCGTGGGCCACCGGGTGCTGCGCAACCTCGTCGACGGCGGCTTCCCCGGCCCGGTCTATCCGATCAACCCGCGGGCCAAGGAGCTGTGCGGCCTGCCGGTCCACGCCAAGATCGGGGACGTGCCGGGCCCGGTCGACCTCGCGGTGGTGGCGGTTCCGGCGCGGGCGGTGACCCGGGTGGCCCGGCAGTGCGCCGAGGCCGGGGTACGCAGCCTCGTCGTGGTGACCGGCGGCCTGTCCGAGGCGGGCAAATCCGGGCGGCAGGCCGAGCTGCTGCGCATCTGCCGGGACGGCGGCATGCGCTTGGTCGGCCCGAACAGCCTGGGCGTGGTCGGCAGCGCGGGGCGGCTCAACGCGAGCGTGCTGCCCGCGACCCCGCCGCGCGGCCGGCTCGGGCTGATGTCGCAGTCCGGGACGGTCGCGGTGGCGCTGCTGGAGCGGGCCGCCGCGCTCGGCATCGGCGTCTCCTCGTTCGTGTCCACCGGCGACAAGGCCGACGTGAGCGGCAACGACCTGCTCGAGTACTGGGAGGACGACCCGGAGACCGACGTCGTCGCGCTGTACCTGGAGTCGTTCGGCAACCCGCGCCGGTTCGGCCGCATCGCCCGCCGGCTCGCCGCCCGCAAGCCGGTGATCGTGCTGAAGAGCGGCCGCACCGTCTCCGGCGACCGGGCCGCCGTGCAATCGCACACCGCCGCCGCGGCCACCCCCGACAAGGCCGTGGACGCGCTGCTCGCCGCGGCCGGGGTGATCCAGGTGGACACCGTGCAGCGGCTGCTCGACACCGCCCGGCTGCTGCTCGGCGCGCCGCTGCCCGCCGGCCCCCGGGTGGCGATCGTCGGCAACTCCGGCGGCCCCGAGGCGCTCACCGCCGACGCCTGCGTCCAGCGCGGCCTCGCCGTACCCGAGCTGTCACCGGAGACCAGGCTGGTGCTGCGCCGCGAGACCTCCCCCACCGCCGAGGTCACCAACCCGGTCGCCCTCGCCGCGGACGCCCCCGCCGAACGGCTCGCCGACGCGGTCCGCACCGTGCTCGCCGACCCGGTGGTCGACGCCGTGCTCGTCGTCTACACCCCGCCGTTCGGCTCCGGCCGGGAACGCACCTGCGAGGCGATCGCCGAGGTGGCCAAGGACGCGGCCAAGCCGGTGCTCGCCTGCGTGCTCGGCCACGACGGCATACTGCCCGGCGGCACCCCCAGCTACGCCTTCCCCGAGCAGGCCGTCTACGCGCTCAGCCGGGTCGTCGACTACGTACGGCGCCGCGAACGCCCGGCCGAGCTCGCCGCCGAGGCCCGCCCGTTCAGCCGCGACCGCACCGCCGCCGCGATCGTCCGCCGCGAACTCGCCGAGCACCCCGAGGGCCGCTGGCTCGACCACCGCACCGCCGCCCGCCTGCTCGCCTGCTACGGCGTGCACGTCGCCGAGTCGATCGACGTCGACGGCCCGGAGACCGCCGCCGAGGCCGCCGCGCTGACCGGCCTGCCCGCCGCGCTCAAGGCCACCGGCCCCGACCTGGTCCACAAGAGCGACGTCGGCGGCGTCGCCCTCAACCTCGCCACCCCGGCCGACGTCGCCCAGGCGTACCGCGAGATGGCCGAACGCCTCGGCCCCGCGATGACCGGCGCGCTCGTCCAGCCCATGGTCACCGACGGCGTCGAGATCATCATCGGCGGCGTCGAGCACCCGGCGTTCGGCCCCCTGGTCATGGTCGGCATGGGCGGCCTCACCGCCGAACTCCTCACCGACCGCGCCTTCCGCGTCCCCCCGATCACCCACCGGGACGCCGCCGAGATGCTCCGCGAGCTCCGCTGCTTCCCCCT